ACACGGAGATATCCCATGAGCAGCGAGACCCCATCGGGCGCGCCCCGCTATCCGGACTACCCGAAACCGCCCTTCCCCAAGCAGACCCAGCAGCTTCCGGGCAGCTTCAGGCTTCTTGAGCCGGCACCCGACCATGGCGAGGAGAGCTGGCGCGGCGCCGGCCGGCTGGAAGGCATGGTCGCCCTGATCACCGGCGGCGACAGCGGCATCGGCCGTGCCGTTGCCATCGCCTATGCCCGCGAGGGCGCCGACGTCGCGCTTTCCTTTCTGGAGGAGCGTGAAGACGCCACCGACACCGCGCGCCTCGTGACCGACTGCGGGCGCCGCTGCCTGCAGCTGCCGGGCGACATCGCCGATCCAGCCCACTGCCGCGACATCGTCAAGCGGGTGGTCGACGAGTTCGGCCGCATCGACATCCTCGTCAACAACGCCGCCCACCAGGACACATTCGACAGCCTGGAGGAGATTCCCGACGAGGAATGGCAGCGGACGTTCGCCGTGAACATCCATGCCATGTTCTACCTGGCCAAGGCGGCCGTGCCGCACATGCAGCCGGGCGCATCGATCATCAACACCGCCTCGATCAATGCCGATAGCCCGAGCCCCAGCCTGCTCGCCTATGCCACCACGAAGGGGGCGATCCAGAACTACACCGGCGGCCTCGCGCAACTTCTCGCCGAGAAGGGCATTCGCGTGAACTGCGTCGCGCCCGGGCCGGTTTGGACACCGCTCATTCCGGCCAGCATGTCGGCGGAGAAGACCTCGCAGTTCGGCGCCAACTATCCCATGAAGCGGCCGGCGCAGCCGGTGGAGCTCGCGTCGGCCTACGTGATGCTGGCCGAACCCATGTCGAGCTATGTATCGGGTGCCACCATCGCGGTGACCGGCGGCAAGCCGCTGATCTAAGGCGAGAAGCCCCTTCCAAGACGTCGGCCCGCGCCCATCCGGCCAAGTGCCGGAGCGCGGGCCTTTTCTCGACATGGCGAACAGACAACCAGAGCGACAAACCGGAACAATCGATCGATCCGCCTGTTGTTGATTGAGGCCGGTCCGAGGCCGGAGATCGACGAGAGGAGAGATGACAATGGCATACGGGCGAGATGACCGCGATTATCCCCGCAACCGGGGCGACGATCGGCAGCGGCTCAGCGGACGCTGGGTTCAGGACGATGACACCGGCTATCTGCGGCGGCGCTTCGAGGACTTCGGTCCCGGCGAGGACTCCCATGATGGCAGAAGCGATCGGGAAGGCTTGGATTATGGCGACCGGCGATATGGCCGCGGCGCAGGCGGCTACTACGGTGGCTCCGATCGGCCCTTCGAACGGGAGGGAGGCCACGCCTTCGACTTTGCCCGGCGCGATTCCGGCCGGTCCGATATTGGCGGGCGGGTTGGAGATCCGTCTCTCGGCGAGACGGACCGCTTCTCCGACGGCGAGGGATATGGCTCGCGTTTCGGCAGCGGCCCTGATCCGCGCTACGGCGACCGGACCGGCCAGGATCCCTCGCGCAGCTCGCCGCGAGGGGGCTGGCCGCAGAGAGACAACTGGATCAGCCGCTACGTGGCCACCGACGCCCGATCCGGCGAACAGGGTTCGTCGGGACAATCGGGGTCGTTCCGCGGCAAGGGGCCGAAGGGGTATGTGCGTTCAGACGAGAGGATCCGGGATGACGTCAGCGACCGGCTGAGCGATGAGGATCGCCTGGACGCTTCGGACATCACCGTCGAAGTCTCGGGAGGGGAAGTCACCCTTTCCGGCTATGTCGACTCACGGCTGGCCAAGCGAATGGCCGAGGATTGCGCCGAACAGTGCGCTGGCGTCGGCCATATCCAGAACAATCTTCGTGTGCGTTCGGCCGTCGATTCAGGTGCGAACCCAACCGGCTCGGCAACCGAACAATTCGGCGATAAGCCAAAGAC
Above is a window of Pleomorphomonas sp. T1.2MG-36 DNA encoding:
- a CDS encoding SDR family oxidoreductase, coding for MSSETPSGAPRYPDYPKPPFPKQTQQLPGSFRLLEPAPDHGEESWRGAGRLEGMVALITGGDSGIGRAVAIAYAREGADVALSFLEEREDATDTARLVTDCGRRCLQLPGDIADPAHCRDIVKRVVDEFGRIDILVNNAAHQDTFDSLEEIPDEEWQRTFAVNIHAMFYLAKAAVPHMQPGASIINTASINADSPSPSLLAYATTKGAIQNYTGGLAQLLAEKGIRVNCVAPGPVWTPLIPASMSAEKTSQFGANYPMKRPAQPVELASAYVMLAEPMSSYVSGATIAVTGGKPLI
- a CDS encoding BON domain-containing protein, which gives rise to MDYGDRRYGRGAGGYYGGSDRPFEREGGHAFDFARRDSGRSDIGGRVGDPSLGETDRFSDGEGYGSRFGSGPDPRYGDRTGQDPSRSSPRGGWPQRDNWISRYVATDARSGEQGSSGQSGSFRGKGPKGYVRSDERIRDDVSDRLSDEDRLDASDITVEVSGGEVTLSGYVDSRLAKRMAEDCAEQCAGVGHIQNNLRVRSAVDSGANPTGSATEQFGDKPKTTDV